The following are encoded together in the Desulfovibrio sp. genome:
- a CDS encoding DEAD/DEAH box helicase — translation MTASFEDLGLSRELLKAVEDLGFEEPSPIQILAIPSLLAGRDALGQAQTGTGKTAAFGLPILEKLTSGKNVQALVLCPTRELAIQVSEELNKLAARKRGIAILPIYGGQPIERQLRALTKGVQVVVGTPGRIMDHLKRGTLKLDTIRVAVLDEADEMLDMGFREDIEAILEQTPADCQRVLFSATVPGPIRELCKRFLRDPEMLTVAQKMLTVPAIEQVYYEVRPHQKMDALCRLLDSQGFRKALVFCSTKRSVDEVTLHLQQRGYQADGLHGNLAQSQRDRVMQRFRSDGLDVLVATDVAARGLDVDDVDAVVNYDIPHDVEKYVHRIGRTGRAGRVGSAFTFVTMREHYKMRDIIRCTKARITEGRLPSLRDVDSIRTSRLLDEVKQTVESGTLERWLVLVEDFLSAQFPDGEVTNRDISAALLKLLMQRDFGDQDKPLEQDPLAMMPRRPSNEPSGRRDGDRPDTRSPRRENDGPMTKIHVNVGHMHKASPRELVGAITGETGISSRNIGAISIQKGFSLVEISSDLAEDVMTVLNKGVFIAGTRVVAKIDSGRPGTPRPRKPGAAVGSRRQPPARYTKKPRGFLGDRDD, via the coding sequence ATGACCGCATCGTTTGAAGATCTGGGTTTATCCCGCGAATTATTGAAAGCCGTTGAGGATCTGGGCTTTGAAGAGCCCTCCCCCATTCAGATATTGGCCATTCCCTCTTTGCTTGCAGGCCGGGACGCGCTTGGTCAGGCACAGACAGGCACCGGTAAAACGGCAGCCTTTGGCCTGCCCATTCTTGAAAAACTGACGTCCGGCAAAAACGTGCAGGCCCTGGTGCTTTGCCCCACGCGCGAACTGGCCATTCAGGTGTCAGAAGAACTGAACAAGCTCGCCGCCCGCAAGCGCGGCATCGCCATTCTGCCCATTTATGGCGGCCAGCCCATTGAACGGCAGCTTCGCGCCCTGACCAAGGGTGTGCAGGTCGTGGTGGGCACGCCGGGCCGTATTATGGACCACCTGAAGCGTGGCACCCTGAAGCTCGACACCATCCGCGTGGCCGTGCTGGACGAAGCCGACGAAATGCTGGACATGGGCTTTCGTGAAGATATTGAGGCCATTCTGGAGCAGACCCCGGCAGATTGCCAGCGTGTGCTGTTTTCAGCCACTGTGCCCGGCCCCATCCGCGAACTGTGCAAGCGCTTTTTGCGCGACCCTGAAATGCTCACCGTCGCCCAAAAAATGCTTACGGTTCCCGCCATTGAGCAGGTCTATTACGAAGTGCGGCCGCACCAGAAAATGGACGCGCTCTGCCGCCTGCTCGATTCGCAGGGCTTTCGCAAGGCTCTTGTTTTCTGCTCCACCAAGCGCAGCGTTGACGAGGTCACCCTGCACCTGCAACAGCGTGGCTATCAGGCAGACGGCCTGCACGGCAACCTCGCCCAGTCGCAGCGTGACCGCGTGATGCAGCGCTTCCGCTCTGACGGCCTGGACGTGCTTGTGGCCACGGACGTGGCGGCGCGCGGCCTTGACGTGGATGACGTGGACGCTGTCGTCAACTATGACATCCCCCACGATGTGGAAAAATACGTACACCGCATCGGCCGCACGGGCCGCGCTGGCCGCGTGGGCAGCGCCTTCACCTTTGTGACCATGCGCGAACACTACAAGATGCGCGACATCATCCGCTGCACCAAGGCCCGCATCACCGAGGGCCGCCTGCCAAGCCTGCGGGATGTGGACAGCATCCGTACTTCCCGCTTGCTGGATGAAGTCAAACAGACCGTTGAAAGCGGCACCCTTGAGCGCTGGCTGGTACTGGTGGAAGATTTCTTGTCCGCACAGTTTCCTGACGGCGAAGTCACCAACCGCGACATATCTGCGGCCCTGCTCAAACTTTTGATGCAGAGGGATTTTGGCGATCAGGACAAGCCCCTTGAACAGGACCCCCTGGCCATGATGCCCCGCCGTCCGTCAAACGAGCCGTCCGGCAGGCGTGATGGGGACAGGCCCGACACGCGGTCGCCACGGCGCGAAAATGACGGCCCCATGACAAAGATCCACGTCAATGTCGGCCACATGCACAAAGCCAGCCCCCGCGAGCTTGTCGGCGCCATCACTGGCGAAACGGGCATTTCAAGCCGCAACATCGGCGCCATCAGCATCCAGAAAGGCTTCAGCCTTGTGGAGATATCCTCGGATCTGGCGGAAGATGTGATGACCGTGCTCAACAAGGGCGTGTTCATCGCCGGAACGCGCGTGGTTGCAAAAATCGACAGCGGCAGACCGGGAACACCCCGGCCCCGCAAGCCCGGCGCAGCGGTGGGTTCACGCCGCCAGCCGCCAGCCCGGTACACCAAAAAGCCGCGTGGCTTTCTGGGCGACCGCGACGATTAA
- a CDS encoding twin-arginine translocase TatA/TatE family subunit, which produces MGALSIQHLLVVLVVVMLLFGSKKLPEIGGGLGRAIKNFKKATTEPDEIDITARNNGNDHNKSA; this is translated from the coding sequence ATGGGCGCATTGAGTATACAGCATTTGCTGGTCGTGCTGGTAGTGGTAATGTTGTTGTTTGGCTCTAAAAAATTGCCAGAAATAGGCGGCGGACTTGGCAGGGCTATCAAAAATTTCAAAAAGGCGACCACTGAGCCGGATGAAATTGACATAACCGCTCGCAATAACGGAAACGATCACAATAAGTCTGCCTAA